A stretch of the uncultured Bacteroides sp. genome encodes the following:
- a CDS encoding prolyl oligopeptidase family serine peptidase: protein MRKVTLILACGMIAVNTFGQKTKIVYPITKKDNTVDTYFGVKVSDPYRWLENDTTKETAAWVKAQNKVTSAYLAKIPFRNKLKERLTNLANYEKIGAPFKKNGKYYFYKNNGLQNQSVLYVQNSLDSQPEIFLDPNKLSEDGTVALTGISFSKDGKYFAYTVSRSGSDWREIYVMDIATRKLLNDHIQWAKFTGAAWQGDGFYYSAYDAPIAGKEFSNVNENHKIYFHKIGEPQSKDVLVYQNPKYPKRFYSASVSEDQRILFIYESGEGRGNTIFMKNLTKADAPVEQLTTDFNYDYSPIEVIGNKIFFSTNFGAPKTKVMVADTNSPKLENWNDLVPESTSVLSGAEIIGGKLMLTYDKDASNHAFVYSTEGKCLHEVKLPSLGSVGFSGDKDDNIAFYSFTSFTFPGAIYKYNVDANESTLYRAPKVDFNPEEFVTEQVFYPSKDGTKIPMFLTYKKGLKRNGSNPVYLYGYGGFNISLNPSFTTSRIPFLENGGIYAQVNLRGGGEYGEEWHVAGTKMKKQNVFDDFISAAEYLIAKKYTNKQKIAIVGGSNGGLLIGACVNQRPDLFKVAIPEVGVMDMLRYHKFTIGWNWASDYGTSEDSKEMFEYLKAYSPLHTFKKGITYPAIMVTTADHDDRVVPAHSFKYAATLQDASNGKTPTLIRIDSKAGHGSGKPMSKVLEEQADIYSFIMYNMGMKSKF, encoded by the coding sequence ATGAGAAAGGTGACGCTAATTTTAGCATGCGGAATGATTGCAGTAAACACTTTCGGACAAAAGACAAAAATAGTCTATCCGATTACAAAGAAAGACAATACCGTGGATACATACTTCGGTGTAAAAGTCTCAGATCCATATCGTTGGTTGGAGAATGACACAACGAAAGAAACAGCAGCTTGGGTAAAAGCACAAAACAAAGTTACATCTGCCTATCTGGCAAAGATTCCTTTCCGGAACAAATTAAAGGAGCGGCTTACAAATCTGGCCAATTACGAAAAGATTGGTGCTCCGTTTAAGAAAAACGGTAAATACTATTTCTACAAGAATAATGGTTTGCAAAACCAGAGCGTTCTCTATGTGCAGAATTCACTAGACTCGCAACCAGAGATTTTTCTCGACCCCAATAAGTTATCGGAAGACGGGACAGTAGCCCTAACCGGAATTTCCTTTTCCAAAGACGGCAAATACTTTGCTTATACTGTTTCCAGAAGTGGTTCTGACTGGAGAGAAATTTATGTGATGGACATTGCCACACGCAAATTACTTAACGATCACATTCAATGGGCTAAGTTTACAGGAGCTGCCTGGCAGGGAGACGGTTTTTACTATAGTGCGTATGATGCACCTATAGCAGGAAAAGAGTTCTCAAATGTAAATGAGAACCATAAAATCTATTTCCACAAGATTGGTGAGCCACAATCAAAAGATGTGTTGGTATACCAGAATCCTAAGTACCCTAAACGATTCTATTCTGCCAGTGTTAGTGAAGATCAACGCATTCTTTTTATTTATGAATCAGGAGAAGGACGTGGAAACACTATCTTCATGAAGAATCTGACTAAAGCAGATGCTCCTGTTGAACAGTTAACTACCGATTTTAATTACGATTATTCCCCTATTGAAGTTATTGGTAATAAGATATTCTTCTCCACCAACTTTGGCGCACCTAAAACCAAAGTCATGGTGGCTGATACAAATTCACCAAAACTGGAAAACTGGAACGACTTAGTACCGGAATCAACATCGGTTCTTTCTGGAGCCGAAATTATAGGAGGTAAACTAATGCTGACTTATGATAAAGATGCTTCCAATCATGCATTTGTATATAGCACTGAAGGCAAGTGTCTTCATGAAGTAAAACTGCCTTCGCTAGGTTCTGTAGGATTTAGTGGCGATAAGGACGATAATATCGCTTTTTATTCTTTCACTTCCTTCACCTTTCCCGGAGCTATTTACAAATATAATGTAGATGCAAATGAGTCTACATTATATAGGGCACCAAAAGTAGATTTCAATCCGGAAGAGTTTGTTACCGAACAGGTTTTCTATCCTAGTAAAGACGGAACAAAAATTCCGATGTTTCTTACTTACAAGAAAGGGTTAAAAAGGAACGGAAGTAATCCTGTTTACCTTTATGGTTACGGAGGATTCAACATCAGCCTCAACCCAAGCTTCACAACCTCACGTATTCCTTTCCTTGAGAATGGAGGTATTTATGCACAAGTAAACCTTCGTGGCGGCGGTGAATATGGTGAAGAGTGGCACGTTGCCGGAACAAAGATGAAAAAGCAAAATGTGTTTGACGATTTTATCTCTGCAGCCGAATATTTAATTGCAAAGAAATATACTAATAAACAGAAAATAGCCATTGTAGGTGGTTCTAATGGCGGACTACTCATTGGAGCTTGTGTGAATCAGCGTCCGGACTTATTCAAAGTAGCTATTCCTGAAGTAGGAGTTATGGATATGCTTCGTTACCACAAATTCACCATTGGGTGGAACTGGGCAAGTGATTACGGCACAAGTGAAGACAGTAAAGAGATGTTTGAATACCTCAAAGCTTATTCTCCGCTTCACACCTTTAAGAAGGGAATTACTTATCCCGCCATTATGGTAACAACTGCCGATCATGATGACCGTGTAGTTCCGGCTCACTCTTTCAAATATGCAGCAACTCTTCAGGATGCAAGCAACGGAAAGACTCCAACACTGATACGCATCGACAGCAAGGCCGG
- a CDS encoding NADP-specific glutamate dehydrogenase has protein sequence MNANQVLENLQRRFPNEPEYHQAVEEVLSTIEEEYNKHPEFEKANLIERLCIPDRVFQFRVTWMDDKGYVQTNMGYRIQHNNVIGPYKGGIRFHRSVNLSILKFLAFEQTFKNSLTTLPMGGAKGGSDFSPRGKSSAEVMRFVQSFMLELWRHIGPETDVPAGDIGVGGREIGYMFGMYKKLAQEFTGTFTGKGREYGGSLIRPEATGYGNIYFLMEMLKTKETDLKGKICTVSGSGNVAQYTIEKVIELGGKVITCSDSDGYIYDPDGIDREKLNYIMELKNIYRGRIREYSEKYGCKYVEGAKPWGEKCDIALPSATQNELNGDHARTLVENGCMAVSEGANMPSTPEAIKVFQDAKILYAPGKAANAGGVSVSGLEMTQNSIKLGWGAEEVDAKLKSIMQSIHEACVKYGTEADGYVNYMKGANVAGFMKVANAMMAQGIV, from the coding sequence ATGAATGCAAATCAGGTATTAGAAAATCTTCAAAGAAGATTCCCTAATGAGCCAGAGTACCATCAAGCGGTGGAAGAAGTGCTTTCCACTATTGAAGAAGAGTACAACAAACATCCCGAATTTGAGAAAGCAAACCTAATTGAACGTCTCTGTATTCCAGACAGAGTATTTCAATTTAGAGTAACCTGGATGGACGATAAAGGTTATGTCCAGACTAACATGGGTTACCGTATTCAGCACAACAATGTGATAGGTCCTTACAAGGGAGGTATCCGCTTCCATCGTTCTGTAAATCTTTCTATTCTAAAATTCCTTGCATTTGAGCAAACATTCAAGAACTCACTGACCACCTTGCCTATGGGTGGTGCAAAGGGTGGTTCAGACTTCTCTCCTCGTGGGAAATCAAGTGCCGAAGTTATGCGCTTCGTACAATCATTCATGCTTGAACTATGGCGCCACATTGGTCCGGAAACAGATGTTCCCGCTGGCGATATAGGTGTAGGTGGCCGTGAAATAGGTTACATGTTTGGAATGTACAAAAAACTGGCTCAAGAATTTACAGGTACATTCACAGGTAAAGGACGTGAATACGGTGGATCATTAATTCGACCTGAAGCTACTGGTTATGGTAACATATACTTCCTTATGGAAATGCTAAAAACCAAAGAAACAGATTTGAAAGGCAAAATCTGTACAGTTTCCGGTTCAGGTAACGTAGCTCAATATACAATTGAGAAAGTTATTGAATTAGGTGGCAAAGTTATTACCTGTTCTGATTCTGACGGATATATCTATGATCCGGACGGAATTGACCGTGAGAAGCTTAACTACATCATGGAACTCAAGAATATTTACAGAGGACGTATTCGTGAATATTCAGAGAAATATGGTTGCAAGTATGTAGAAGGAGCTAAACCTTGGGGTGAAAAGTGCGATATTGCCCTTCCATCTGCTACTCAGAACGAATTGAATGGAGACCACGCCCGTACATTGGTTGAAAATGGATGTATGGCTGTCAGCGAAGGTGCCAACATGCCTTCTACTCCGGAAGCTATTAAAGTATTTCAGGATGCTAAAATTCTTTATGCTCCGGGAAAAGCAGCTAATGCTGGTGGTGTTTCTGTTTCTGGTCTTGAAATGACACAGAATTCTATCAAGTTAGGATGGGGCGCAGAAGAAGTTGATGCTAAATTAAAGAGCATCATGCAAAGTATTCATGAAGCTTGTGTTAAATATGGAACTGAAGCCGACGGATATGTAAACTACATGAAAGGTGCAAACGTTGCAGGTTTCATGAAAGTTGCTAACGCCATGATGGCTCAGGGTATTGTTTAA
- a CDS encoding NADP-dependent malic enzyme, with amino-acid sequence MAKITKEAALLYHSQGKPGKIEVVPTKPYSTQTDLSLAYSPGVAEPCLEIEKDPQTAYDYTAKGNLVAVISNGTAVLGLGDIGAIAGKPVMEGKGLLFKIYAGIDVFDIEVNEKDPEKFIEAVKAIAPTFGGINLEDIKAPECFEIETRLKAELDIPVMHDDQHGTAIISSAGLLNALEVAGKKIEDVKIVVNGAGAAAVSCTKLYLALGARKENIVMLDSKGVISTERTKLDESKKFFATSRTDIHTLDEAIKGADVFLGLSKGNILSQDMVRSMANTPIVFALANPVPEITYEDAMAARPDILMSTGRSDYPNQINNVIGFPYIFRGALDTRASAINEEMKLAAVKAIAALAKLPIPEIVNEVYNVSNLTFGPEYFIPKPVDPRLITEVSMAVAKAAMESGVARKPIEDWDAYKKHLRELMGYESKLTSQLYDMARTDPKKVVFAEGGHPNMLKAAVEAKNEGICYPILLGNEERIEKLAKELDLNLDGIEIVNLRHDSQTERRDRYAHILTEKRAREGANYDEATDKMFERNYFGMMMVETGEADAFITGLYTKYSNTIKVAKEVIGIQEGFNHFGTMHILNSKKGTYFLADTLINRHPDTETLTDIARLTANTVRFFNQTPVMAMLSYSNFGSDPVGSPAKVHEAVRQLQEKYPDLAIDGEMQVNFALNKNIRDAKYPFTRLLGKDVNTLVFPNLSSANSGYKLIQAMSDTELIGPIQMGLNKPIHFTDSESSVRDIVNITAVAVIDAIVDAKKNSK; translated from the coding sequence ATGGCTAAAATTACAAAAGAAGCGGCTTTGCTCTACCACTCACAGGGTAAACCCGGAAAAATTGAGGTAGTACCTACCAAACCTTACAGTACACAAACTGATTTATCTTTGGCATACTCTCCCGGAGTTGCAGAACCTTGTCTGGAAATTGAAAAAGATCCTCAAACAGCATATGACTATACAGCCAAAGGAAACTTAGTAGCTGTTATATCTAACGGAACAGCTGTATTAGGACTTGGAGACATTGGCGCAATTGCAGGAAAGCCTGTAATGGAAGGTAAAGGGTTACTATTTAAGATATATGCAGGAATAGATGTTTTCGATATAGAAGTAAATGAAAAAGACCCAGAAAAGTTTATTGAAGCTGTTAAAGCTATCGCCCCAACTTTCGGAGGAATTAATCTGGAAGATATCAAAGCGCCTGAATGTTTTGAGATAGAAACACGTTTAAAGGCAGAACTTGACATTCCGGTGATGCACGACGACCAACATGGTACTGCAATTATTTCCAGTGCAGGTTTACTTAATGCACTTGAGGTAGCAGGAAAGAAGATTGAAGATGTGAAGATCGTTGTAAACGGTGCCGGTGCAGCTGCAGTTTCTTGTACTAAATTATATCTTGCACTTGGAGCACGCAAAGAAAATATTGTAATGCTTGATAGTAAAGGTGTTATTTCTACCGAACGTACAAAATTAGATGAATCAAAAAAATTCTTTGCAACTTCACGCACCGACATCCATACATTGGATGAAGCTATTAAAGGTGCTGACGTATTCTTAGGATTATCTAAAGGGAATATATTATCTCAGGATATGGTTCGCTCCATGGCAAATACTCCAATTGTTTTTGCATTGGCAAATCCTGTTCCTGAAATTACATACGAAGATGCAATGGCAGCTCGCCCAGACATATTGATGTCAACAGGACGTTCTGATTATCCAAACCAGATTAACAATGTAATTGGCTTCCCTTATATATTCCGCGGTGCTCTTGATACTCGTGCAAGTGCTATTAATGAGGAAATGAAACTGGCAGCAGTTAAAGCAATCGCTGCTTTGGCAAAATTGCCTATACCTGAAATTGTAAATGAAGTATATAATGTATCCAACCTTACTTTCGGTCCGGAATACTTTATTCCAAAACCAGTTGACCCACGTTTGATTACTGAAGTTTCAATGGCTGTTGCTAAAGCTGCCATGGAATCAGGAGTAGCTCGTAAACCTATCGAAGATTGGGATGCTTATAAAAAACACCTGCGTGAACTAATGGGTTATGAATCTAAGCTGACTAGTCAACTTTATGACATGGCTCGTACCGATCCTAAAAAAGTCGTTTTTGCAGAAGGCGGACATCCAAACATGTTGAAAGCTGCCGTTGAAGCTAAGAACGAAGGTATTTGCTATCCTATCTTATTAGGTAATGAGGAACGCATTGAAAAACTGGCAAAAGAACTGGATTTGAATCTTGATGGAATTGAAATTGTAAATCTTCGCCACGACAGTCAAACAGAACGACGTGATCGCTATGCACACATCCTGACAGAGAAGCGTGCCCGTGAAGGTGCCAACTACGATGAAGCAACCGATAAGATGTTTGAACGCAACTATTTTGGTATGATGATGGTGGAAACAGGAGAAGCTGATGCCTTTATCACCGGTCTGTATACTAAATACTCAAATACAATTAAGGTTGCAAAAGAAGTTATTGGTATCCAGGAAGGATTTAATCATTTCGGAACAATGCACATTTTAAATTCTAAAAAAGGTACATACTTCTTAGCAGATACTTTAATCAACCGTCATCCCGATACTGAAACATTAACAGATATTGCAAGATTGACAGCAAATACTGTTCGTTTCTTTAATCAAACTCCGGTAATGGCTATGTTGTCATATTCTAACTTCGGTTCTGATCCTGTAGGAAGTCCTGCAAAAGTTCATGAAGCTGTAAGACAATTGCAGGAAAAATATCCAGATCTAGCAATTGATGGAGAAATGCAGGTAAACTTTGCCTTGAACAAAAATATTCGTGATGCAAAATATCCATTCACAAGATTATTAGGCAAGGATGTAAACACACTGGTATTCCCTAACTTAAGCTCTGCAAACTCTGGCTACAAACTAATTCAGGCAATGAGTGACACAGAATTAATCGGCCCTATCCAAATGGGTCTGAACAAACCTATTCACTTCACTGATAGTGAAAGTTCTGTTCGCGACATTGTTAACATTACTGCTGTTGCAGTAATTGATGCAATTGTTGATGCAAAAAAGAATTCAAAATAA